One genomic window of Novosphingobium aureum includes the following:
- the mrdA gene encoding penicillin-binding protein 2, with the protein MKFRFRRARPQRHMSAGILRNSFDRRSVVLGSVQGGIGCLLAGRMAYLAIFENEKYKLEAESNRVNLSLIPPRRGWILDRTGIPIASNRADFRVDIIPDRMQDKDATVRTLGALLDFTPIALQDLQDKLENARGFAPVEVASGLDLDRFSAVSVRLPELPGVVTQRGYSRFYPDGVSVGHLIGYVGAASAEEYEKDRDPLLLTPGYKVGKDGFEKIFEQELRGTPGARRVEVTASGRIVRDLETREDIPGETVKLTIDAGLQAYAARRIGTESGSVVAIDCHNGDVLAMASMPSFDPNSFSDGIGRLEWKMLSDDDHIPLRNKVLRGLYPPGSTVKPLVSLAFREAGLDPEESVFCGGGLRVGNRVFHCWNRRGHGQVNMAKGIYQSCDVYFYAMVQRMGMDVISAMARKLGLGQEFDLPVVGQSYGTVPDPAWKLKKYGREWQTFDSVNATIGQGYFLVNPLQQAVMASRIASGRNLMPRLLHTGKPQNAEWLGIPQDHLDYVHKAMSDVVNGPGTAHRAALPMKDILLAGKTGTAQVVSLSVSNGKTGPFKYRDHGHFICFAPFDKPRYAVAVAIEHGGGSGAAYPIARDVMTYLFDKQKAMEVLEEYETQWGGTAQERAQARYASYVTQYGVSAPKVSGEAEARAVREAQNTQGQSQQLQNEAQAPRPEPIATPSASATPAAQPSSGSANSGTSGSDTGGTGQ; encoded by the coding sequence ATGAAGTTCCGCTTTCGGCGCGCGCGTCCCCAGCGCCACATGTCGGCCGGAATACTGCGCAACAGTTTCGACCGAAGGTCCGTCGTGCTCGGCTCGGTCCAGGGTGGCATCGGCTGCCTGCTCGCAGGACGCATGGCCTATCTCGCGATCTTCGAGAACGAGAAGTACAAGCTCGAAGCCGAGAGCAACCGCGTCAACCTGTCGCTGATCCCGCCGCGTCGCGGCTGGATTCTCGACCGCACCGGCATTCCGATCGCATCCAACCGCGCCGACTTCCGCGTCGACATCATTCCCGACCGGATGCAGGACAAGGACGCGACCGTGCGCACTCTCGGCGCATTGCTCGACTTCACTCCCATCGCGCTGCAGGATCTGCAGGACAAGCTCGAGAACGCACGTGGCTTTGCCCCGGTCGAAGTTGCCAGCGGCCTCGACCTCGACCGCTTTTCCGCGGTCAGCGTGCGCCTGCCCGAACTGCCCGGCGTCGTCACCCAGCGCGGCTATTCGCGCTTCTATCCCGACGGAGTGAGCGTGGGCCACCTCATCGGCTACGTCGGCGCGGCGTCGGCAGAAGAGTACGAGAAGGACCGCGACCCGCTGCTCCTCACCCCCGGCTACAAGGTCGGCAAGGACGGCTTCGAGAAGATTTTCGAGCAGGAACTGCGCGGAACACCCGGTGCCCGGCGTGTCGAGGTCACCGCCTCGGGCCGGATCGTGCGCGATCTCGAGACACGCGAGGACATTCCGGGCGAGACGGTCAAGCTCACCATCGACGCCGGATTGCAGGCCTATGCCGCAAGGCGCATCGGCACCGAGTCTGGGTCGGTCGTCGCGATCGACTGTCATAACGGCGACGTGCTCGCCATGGCCTCGATGCCCAGCTTCGATCCCAACAGCTTCTCCGACGGCATCGGCCGCCTCGAATGGAAGATGCTGTCGGACGACGACCACATCCCCTTGCGCAACAAGGTCCTGCGCGGACTCTACCCGCCCGGATCGACGGTCAAGCCACTTGTCAGCCTCGCGTTTCGCGAAGCCGGGCTCGATCCCGAGGAAAGCGTCTTTTGCGGTGGCGGCCTGCGTGTCGGCAACCGCGTGTTTCACTGCTGGAACCGGCGCGGTCATGGTCAGGTCAACATGGCCAAGGGCATCTACCAGAGCTGCGACGTGTACTTCTACGCGATGGTCCAGCGCATGGGCATGGACGTCATCTCGGCCATGGCGCGCAAGCTCGGCCTCGGACAGGAATTCGACCTGCCCGTCGTCGGCCAGTCCTACGGCACCGTCCCGGACCCGGCGTGGAAGCTCAAGAAGTATGGCCGCGAATGGCAGACCTTCGATTCGGTCAACGCCACCATCGGACAGGGCTACTTCCTCGTGAACCCGCTGCAGCAGGCAGTCATGGCCTCGCGCATCGCCAGCGGGCGCAATCTCATGCCCCGCCTGCTTCATACGGGCAAACCGCAGAACGCCGAGTGGCTGGGCATTCCGCAGGACCACCTCGACTACGTTCACAAGGCCATGTCCGACGTGGTCAACGGCCCGGGCACCGCGCACCGCGCGGCGCTGCCGATGAAGGACATCCTGCTCGCGGGCAAGACGGGTACCGCACAGGTCGTCAGCCTGAGCGTGTCGAACGGCAAGACCGGCCCCTTCAAGTACCGCGACCACGGGCACTTCATCTGCTTCGCACCGTTCGACAAGCCACGCTATGCCGTTGCGGTCGCGATCGAACATGGCGGCGGCTCGGGCGCGGCCTACCCGATCGCGCGCGACGTCATGACCTACCTGTTCGACAAGCAGAAGGCGATGGAAGTACTCGAGGAATACGAGACCCAATGGGGCGGGACGGCGCAGGAACGCGCGCAGGCGCGCTATGCCTCCTACGTCACTCAGTACGGCGTCAGCGCTCCCAAGGTCTCGGGTGAAGCGGAGGCCCGCGCGGTGCGCGAGGCGCAGAATACCCAGGGCCAGAGCCAGCAGCTGCAGAACGAGGCACAGGCCCCGCGCCCCGAACCCATCGCGACACCATCGGCGAGTGCCACGCCCGCAGCGCAGCCATCCTCCGGTTCCGCGAACAGCGGTACGAGCGGCAGTGATACCGGAGGCACCGGGCAGTGA
- the mreD gene encoding rod shape-determining protein MreD: MPRSLSGDLDAPRQRINRVPSPLIARGLPWLSIALASIVPGWLMIASAPILPPFGFLAYLAWRQMRPGLIPIWAGMPLGLVDDLYSGQPFGSAIFLWSLAAIAIDLVEERLPWRNFATEWLLAMGLVIAYILGSCLLANLAGAFAPLHVIVPQLVLSIFAFPLVGRLVAMLDRLRLTPFKALR, translated from the coding sequence ATGCCCCGCAGTCTCTCCGGCGACCTCGACGCACCGCGCCAGCGCATCAACCGCGTACCCTCGCCGCTGATCGCGCGTGGGCTGCCGTGGCTTTCGATTGCGCTCGCCTCGATCGTGCCGGGCTGGCTGATGATCGCCTCGGCCCCGATCCTGCCGCCCTTCGGCTTCCTCGCCTACCTTGCCTGGCGCCAGATGCGTCCCGGTCTGATCCCGATCTGGGCGGGCATGCCGCTCGGCCTCGTCGACGATCTGTACTCGGGCCAGCCTTTCGGTTCGGCGATCTTCCTGTGGTCGCTCGCCGCGATTGCGATCGATCTCGTCGAGGAACGTCTCCCCTGGCGCAATTTCGCGACCGAGTGGCTGCTGGCGATGGGGCTCGTGATCGCCTATATTCTGGGTTCATGCCTGCTTGCCAATCTTGCAGGTGCCTTTGCCCCCTTGCATGTGATCGTACCCCAGCTCGTGCTCTCCATCTTCGCCTTCCCCCTCGTAGGCCGTCTCGTTGCCATGCTCGACCGCCTGCGCCTGACCCCCTTCAAGGCCCTGCGATGA
- the mreC gene encoding rod shape-determining protein MreC: MAPPTNRRSGFSRRAQYSNFLSFTAGVVGVVAGLVLIVISLVSPKAFSGLRNLASDATEPAAQVSAESRSFGRDTLGTIEGFFKFGSQHAQLERELAEAKSRLVEARATEAENKRLKKMLGIVRKSDDVVAVTPLVGSTPTSTRRFATIGAGRDRGLEKGMPVRSPLGLVGRVLEVGRSSSRVLLITDTESLVPVRRAKDGVAGFAQGVGDGTLRIRLVNLGINPLRKGDVIVSSGSGGLYRPGTPMAVLTKIVRDGAIGRVLSNPADTDYVLVERAWAPPEKPLPDQSASDEAAEAGA, encoded by the coding sequence ATGGCGCCGCCCACAAACAGGCGCTCCGGCTTTTCCCGCAGGGCGCAATATTCGAACTTCCTGAGCTTCACCGCCGGCGTCGTCGGCGTGGTGGCCGGGCTCGTGCTCATCGTCATTTCGCTGGTCAGTCCCAAGGCCTTCTCTGGCCTGCGCAACCTGGCCAGCGATGCAACCGAGCCCGCTGCGCAGGTCAGCGCGGAGAGCAGGAGTTTCGGACGCGATACGCTCGGGACAATCGAGGGTTTCTTCAAATTCGGCAGCCAGCACGCGCAACTCGAGCGCGAACTGGCCGAGGCCAAGTCGCGTCTTGTCGAGGCACGCGCGACGGAGGCCGAGAACAAGCGGCTCAAGAAGATGCTCGGCATCGTGCGCAAGTCGGACGACGTCGTCGCGGTTACCCCGCTCGTCGGCTCGACCCCCACCAGCACGCGGCGCTTCGCCACCATTGGTGCAGGGCGCGACCGCGGCCTCGAGAAGGGCATGCCGGTGCGCTCGCCGCTCGGCCTGGTTGGGCGCGTCCTCGAAGTCGGACGTTCAAGCTCGCGCGTCCTGCTGATCACCGATACCGAGAGCCTCGTGCCCGTGCGCCGCGCGAAAGACGGCGTTGCCGGCTTCGCGCAGGGCGTGGGCGACGGGACCTTGCGCATCCGCCTCGTGAACCTTGGCATCAACCCGCTGCGCAAGGGCGACGTCATCGTGAGTTCGGGTTCGGGCGGTCTCTATCGTCCCGGCACGCCCATGGCGGTGCTGACGAAGATCGTGCGCGACGGCGCAATCGGTCGCGTGCTGAGCAACCCGGCCGATACCGACTACGTGCTGGTCGAAAGGGCCTGGGCACCGCCCGAGAAGCCCCTCCCCGACCAGTCCGCCTCGGATGAGGCCGCGGAAGCGGGCGCCTGA
- a CDS encoding rod shape-determining protein, with the protein MAGPFSRFFKLGSQNMAIDLGTANTLVYVQDRGIVLNEPSVVAIETMNGVKKVKAVGDDAKMMMGKTPDNIEAIRPLRDGVIADIEIAEEMIKHFIRKVHGKKNLFRYPEIVICVPSGSTSVERRAIRDAASNAGASQVYLILEPMAAAIGADMPVTEPVGSMVVDIGGGTTEVAVLSLRGLAYTTSVRVGGDKMDEAIVSYVRRHHNLLIGDATAERIKKDYGIAVMPEDGIGEVIHIKGRDLVNGVPKEISINQANVAEALAEPIGAIIEGVRIALENTAPELAADIVDQGIVLTGGGALIQGLDDYLREETGLPVSVAEDPLSCVALGTGRAMEDPIYRGVLMSA; encoded by the coding sequence ATGGCCGGCCCCTTCTCGCGATTCTTCAAACTCGGCTCCCAGAACATGGCGATCGACCTCGGGACAGCCAACACTCTCGTCTATGTCCAGGACCGCGGAATCGTGCTCAACGAGCCCTCCGTCGTCGCGATCGAGACGATGAACGGCGTCAAGAAGGTCAAGGCCGTGGGCGACGACGCCAAGATGATGATGGGCAAGACGCCCGACAACATCGAGGCCATCCGCCCGCTGCGTGACGGCGTGATCGCCGACATCGAGATCGCGGAAGAGATGATCAAGCACTTCATCCGCAAGGTGCATGGCAAGAAGAACCTGTTCCGCTATCCCGAGATCGTGATCTGCGTGCCCTCGGGCTCGACCTCGGTCGAACGCCGCGCGATCCGCGATGCGGCCAGCAACGCCGGTGCCAGCCAGGTCTATCTGATCCTCGAGCCGATGGCCGCCGCGATCGGCGCCGACATGCCGGTCACCGAGCCGGTCGGCTCGATGGTCGTCGACATCGGCGGCGGCACCACCGAGGTTGCCGTGCTCTCGCTGCGCGGTCTCGCCTACACCACCTCGGTGCGCGTGGGCGGCGACAAGATGGACGAGGCGATCGTTTCCTACGTGCGTCGCCACCATAACCTGCTGATCGGCGACGCCACGGCGGAGCGTATCAAGAAGGATTACGGCATCGCCGTCATGCCCGAGGACGGCATCGGCGAGGTCATCCACATCAAGGGCCGCGACCTCGTCAACGGCGTGCCCAAGGAAATCTCGATCAACCAGGCCAACGTCGCAGAGGCGCTGGCCGAACCGATCGGCGCGATCATCGAGGGTGTGCGCATCGCGCTCGAGAACACCGCCCCCGAACTGGCCGCCGACATCGTCGACCAGGGCATCGTGCTCACCGGCGGCGGCGCTCTCATTCAGGGCCTCGACGATTACCTGCGCGAGGAAACCGGCCTGCCCGTCAGCGTGGCCGAAGACCCGCTCTCATGCGTCGCGCTGGGCACCGGCCGCGCCATGGAAGACCCGATCTACCGCGGCGTCCTGATGTCCGCCTGA
- the mutL gene encoding DNA mismatch repair endonuclease MutL, translating into MPTIRRLPEHLVNRIAAGEVVERPASALKELVENAIDAGASHVTVRLASGGLDMIEVTDDGCGMSPDQMALALERHATSKLPDEHIELVTTMGFRGEALPSIGSVSRLTIESRVRGSDEGWKRVTDHGKVTADGPAALPPGTRIRVEDLFGKVPARRKFLRTPRSEWAACQDVVRRLAMARPDIGFVLEHDGRRVIAVQSDEELASRVARLVARELAEDGVLIDAQRGEAHLTGVAGLPTYNRGVADHQYLFVNGRPVKDRLLTGAVRGAYADMLARDRHAVLALFLSIPPEEVDVNVHPAKTEVRFRDPAFIRGFLVGALRHALEGAGQKSAQAPAANAMDNWQVEPVAPAHTEVAPSLGSLFAREYAPQRPSFSAGPASRVSEGSAAWRSYEAEVMAQPSGRAEPLGEEQSREEAEALRYPLGIARGQISQTYIVAEAEDGLVIVDQHAAHERLVLERLKAAGAEEAMNRSQALLLPEVVELEEVACDALEDKLADLARFGLVLERFGPAAMLVRAIPSVLRKGSAEALVRDVADDLAKNGDALLLGEKLDLVLATMACHGSVRAGRVLSVAEMNALLREMERTPRSGQCNHGRPTWVKLAHQDIEKLFGRK; encoded by the coding sequence ATGCCCACCATCCGTCGCCTGCCCGAACACCTCGTCAATCGCATCGCCGCGGGCGAAGTGGTCGAGCGTCCGGCTTCCGCGCTCAAGGAGCTGGTCGAGAACGCCATCGACGCCGGCGCGAGCCATGTCACCGTGCGGCTCGCCTCGGGCGGGCTCGACATGATCGAGGTGACCGACGACGGCTGCGGCATGTCGCCCGACCAGATGGCGCTCGCGCTCGAACGCCACGCGACTTCGAAACTGCCCGACGAGCATATCGAGCTGGTTACCACCATGGGCTTTCGCGGCGAGGCGCTGCCCTCGATCGGCTCGGTCTCGCGGCTCACCATCGAGAGCCGGGTGCGCGGCTCGGACGAGGGCTGGAAGCGCGTCACAGATCACGGCAAGGTCACGGCCGACGGCCCGGCCGCGCTGCCGCCCGGCACGCGCATTCGGGTCGAGGACCTCTTCGGCAAGGTGCCGGCGCGCCGCAAGTTCCTGCGCACGCCGCGCTCGGAATGGGCTGCCTGCCAGGACGTCGTCCGCCGCCTCGCCATGGCGCGCCCGGACATCGGTTTCGTGCTCGAGCACGATGGGCGCCGGGTCATCGCGGTGCAGAGCGACGAGGAGCTTGCCAGCCGCGTCGCGCGCCTCGTTGCGCGCGAACTGGCCGAGGACGGCGTGCTGATCGATGCCCAGCGCGGCGAGGCGCACCTGACCGGTGTCGCGGGGCTGCCCACCTACAACCGCGGTGTCGCCGATCACCAGTACCTCTTCGTCAACGGACGCCCGGTGAAGGATCGCCTGCTGACCGGCGCTGTGCGCGGCGCCTATGCCGACATGCTCGCACGCGACCGTCATGCAGTGCTCGCACTGTTTCTCTCGATCCCGCCCGAGGAAGTCGACGTCAACGTGCACCCGGCCAAGACCGAGGTACGCTTTCGTGACCCTGCCTTCATACGCGGATTCCTCGTCGGCGCGCTGCGCCACGCGCTCGAGGGGGCAGGGCAGAAGAGCGCACAGGCGCCCGCCGCCAATGCGATGGACAACTGGCAGGTCGAGCCGGTCGCACCTGCCCACACAGAGGTCGCACCCTCGCTTGGCTCGCTCTTCGCGCGCGAATATGCGCCGCAGCGTCCCTCCTTCAGTGCTGGCCCGGCTTCGCGCGTGTCCGAGGGCAGCGCTGCCTGGCGCTCCTACGAGGCCGAGGTCATGGCCCAGCCTTCGGGGCGCGCAGAGCCGCTCGGCGAAGAGCAGAGCCGCGAGGAAGCAGAGGCGCTGCGCTATCCGCTGGGCATTGCGCGCGGCCAGATCTCGCAGACCTACATCGTCGCGGAGGCCGAAGACGGTCTCGTCATCGTCGACCAGCACGCGGCCCACGAGCGGCTCGTGCTCGAGCGGCTCAAGGCTGCGGGCGCCGAGGAGGCGATGAACCGCAGCCAGGCGCTGCTGCTGCCCGAAGTCGTCGAGCTCGAGGAAGTCGCCTGCGATGCGCTCGAGGACAAGCTCGCGGACCTCGCCCGCTTCGGTCTCGTGCTCGAACGCTTCGGTCCGGCCGCGATGCTGGTGCGCGCGATCCCCTCGGTGCTGCGCAAGGGAAGCGCCGAGGCGCTGGTGCGCGACGTTGCCGACGATCTCGCCAAGAACGGCGATGCGCTGCTGCTCGGCGAAAAGCTCGATCTCGTGCTCGCGACCATGGCCTGCCACGGCTCGGTCAGGGCCGGGCGCGTGCTCTCGGTCGCCGAGATGAACGCGCTGCTGCGCGAAATGGAACGCACCCCGCGCTCGGGGCAGTGCAACCATGGCCGCCCTACGTGGGTTAAACTCGCTCATCAGGATATCGAGAAACTGTTCGGGCGAAAATGA
- a CDS encoding glutaredoxin, whose product MHSAKTDQPTATVYRMVMEKHICPFGIKSIHLLKRKGYAIDDHWLETREQTDAFKEKHGVETTPQTFIGGQRIGGYTDLLKFFRMEVPDPSAKSYKPVIAVFATAAALAFAACWVAFGTLVTWRALEWFVSISMMLLAMLKLQDVEKFSTMFLGYDLLARRSVPYAYAYPFLEWLAGALMTARALPWISIPVSLFIGTVGAVSVYYAVYVQKRELKCACVGGSGNVPLGFVSLTENLFMIGMGLAMLIRAFA is encoded by the coding sequence ATGCACAGCGCGAAGACCGATCAGCCCACCGCCACCGTTTACCGGATGGTGATGGAGAAACACATCTGTCCCTTCGGCATCAAGTCGATCCACCTGCTCAAGCGCAAGGGCTATGCGATCGACGACCACTGGCTCGAGACCCGCGAACAGACCGATGCCTTCAAGGAAAAGCACGGCGTCGAGACGACACCGCAGACCTTCATCGGCGGCCAGCGCATCGGTGGCTACACCGATCTGCTCAAGTTCTTCAGGATGGAAGTCCCCGATCCCAGCGCCAAGAGCTACAAGCCGGTGATCGCGGTCTTCGCGACTGCCGCGGCGCTGGCCTTTGCCGCCTGCTGGGTCGCGTTCGGCACGCTCGTCACCTGGCGCGCGCTGGAATGGTTCGTCTCGATCTCGATGATGCTGCTGGCGATGCTCAAGCTGCAGGACGTCGAGAAGTTCTCGACCATGTTCCTGGGCTACGATCTGCTCGCGCGCCGCTCGGTCCCTTATGCCTATGCCTACCCGTTTCTCGAGTGGCTTGCGGGCGCCTTGATGACGGCGCGCGCGCTTCCCTGGATCTCGATCCCGGTCTCACTGTTCATCGGCACCGTCGGCGCGGTCTCCGTCTATTATGCGGTCTACGTCCAGAAGCGGGAGCTCAAGTGCGCCTGCGTCGGGGGCTCGGGCAACGTGCCGCTGGGCTTCGTCTCGCTGACCGAGAACCTGTTCATGATCGGCATGGGCCTTGCCATGCTGATCCGCGCCTTCGCCTGA
- the ychF gene encoding redox-regulated ATPase YchF, producing MGFRCGIVGLPNVGKSTLFNALTETQAAQAANYPFCTIEPNVGQVGVPDPRLDKLAEIAGSAKIIPTQLSFVDIAGLVRGASKGEGLGNQFLGNIREVDAVVHVLRCFENDDIQHVDNKVDPIADAETVETELLLSDLESLEKRVPAAQKKAAQGDKEAKVAASVLGQALELLRDGKPARLTEPKDDDEARVFAQAQLLTAKPVLYVCNVEEEAAAEGNDFSARVFEKAKAEGATAVIVSAAIESELVGMELEERMVFLEEMGLHETGLARIIRAGYELLGLLTFFTVGPKEARAWTVHKGAKAPEAAGEIHSDMQRGFIRAETIAYDDYVALNGESGAKEGGKLRQEGKEYLVHDGDVMHFKFNV from the coding sequence ATGGGTTTCCGTTGCGGTATCGTGGGCCTGCCCAATGTCGGCAAGTCAACGCTGTTCAATGCCCTTACCGAGACGCAGGCCGCGCAGGCCGCAAACTATCCCTTCTGCACGATCGAGCCCAACGTCGGCCAGGTCGGCGTCCCCGATCCGCGCCTCGACAAGCTGGCCGAGATCGCTGGTTCGGCGAAGATCATCCCGACGCAGCTCTCGTTCGTCGACATCGCCGGGCTGGTGCGCGGCGCCTCGAAGGGTGAGGGTCTTGGCAACCAGTTCCTCGGCAACATCCGCGAGGTCGACGCGGTCGTCCACGTACTGCGCTGCTTCGAGAACGACGACATCCAGCACGTCGACAACAAGGTCGACCCGATCGCCGATGCTGAGACGGTCGAGACCGAACTGCTGCTCTCCGACCTCGAGAGCCTCGAGAAGCGCGTTCCTGCAGCTCAGAAGAAGGCCGCACAGGGCGACAAGGAGGCCAAGGTCGCAGCCTCGGTCCTGGGCCAGGCGCTCGAACTGCTGCGTGACGGCAAGCCCGCCCGCCTGACCGAGCCGAAGGACGACGACGAGGCCCGCGTCTTCGCGCAGGCCCAGTTGCTCACCGCCAAGCCGGTGCTCTACGTCTGCAACGTCGAGGAAGAGGCGGCAGCCGAGGGCAACGATTTTTCCGCGCGCGTATTCGAGAAGGCAAAGGCCGAAGGCGCGACCGCGGTCATCGTCTCCGCCGCGATCGAGTCCGAACTGGTCGGCATGGAGCTTGAAGAGCGCATGGTCTTCCTCGAGGAGATGGGCCTTCACGAGACCGGCCTCGCGCGCATCATCCGTGCTGGCTACGAGCTTCTCGGCCTTCTCACCTTCTTCACTGTCGGCCCCAAGGAAGCGCGCGCATGGACCGTGCACAAGGGCGCCAAGGCTCCCGAGGCCGCGGGCGAGATCCACTCCGACATGCAGCGCGGCTTCATCCGCGCCGAGACCATTGCCTACGACGACTACGTCGCGCTGAACGGCGAGAGCGGTGCCAAGGAAGGCGGCAAGCTGCGTCAGGAGGGCAAGGAATACCTCGTCCACGACGGCGACGTGATGCACTTCAAGTTCAACGTCTGA
- a CDS encoding tetratricopeptide repeat protein, which produces MIERLARFTLPLVALAGLAACSKSPEELYAKAQADFAAQDYQAARLEVASALRDDPGNRAMLDLLIRAHLRLGDPDGAQGAIERFERAGGPARELAVYKASVALMRGRAQEALALLGDDRSAPGWVVRAEAKLALGDEEGAVEAFEQGLDAGGDVHLAEGYARYRLLSGDVDGAAAIYKRMQAMDAKAYETMVLGADIFAAKGKPAEAAKAFEAVTAAFPQKLPPLLALANQYDMLGKVDAAMEVIEKAQKLAPGNGAVEDLRIQLLAEKGEWEKIRLAMQGQESRLEPGSGTQMKYAEALLRLGKAEEARLLFKRAVLALPGNPYAQLMLGEAELEAGNAAQAWQTLEPLAMGTLADDEEIEAGMRAARAAGAPEAKALAARLDPAKRKAEVALVDEGQAALMQQDWSKVRDVYAQLLTRGEDGEVLRRLAMASAALGDHDAAIGYADRALGRARDNPEFLFMAGMVRLEAGRDLASARRLIESAARADPGNAEIARALEKANAATSRG; this is translated from the coding sequence ATGATCGAACGTCTTGCCCGCTTCACCCTGCCGCTCGTCGCCCTTGCCGGGCTTGCCGCCTGTTCGAAGAGCCCGGAAGAGCTCTACGCCAAGGCTCAGGCCGATTTCGCGGCGCAGGACTATCAGGCCGCGCGGCTCGAGGTCGCAAGCGCGCTGCGTGACGATCCGGGCAACCGGGCCATGCTCGATCTCCTGATCCGCGCACACCTGCGCCTTGGCGATCCCGACGGGGCGCAAGGCGCGATAGAGCGCTTCGAGCGGGCGGGCGGTCCGGCGCGCGAGCTGGCGGTCTACAAGGCGAGCGTCGCGCTGATGCGCGGGCGTGCGCAGGAGGCACTGGCACTGCTCGGCGATGACCGCAGCGCGCCGGGCTGGGTCGTGCGCGCCGAGGCGAAGCTTGCGCTCGGCGACGAAGAGGGGGCGGTCGAGGCCTTCGAACAGGGGCTCGATGCGGGCGGCGATGTCCATCTCGCCGAAGGCTATGCGCGCTATCGCCTGCTCTCGGGCGATGTCGATGGCGCTGCGGCAATCTACAAGCGCATGCAGGCCATGGACGCCAAGGCCTACGAGACCATGGTGCTGGGCGCAGATATATTCGCGGCGAAGGGCAAGCCTGCCGAGGCGGCGAAGGCGTTCGAGGCGGTCACCGCTGCTTTTCCGCAAAAGCTCCCGCCCTTGCTCGCACTCGCCAACCAGTATGACATGCTCGGTAAGGTCGATGCGGCCATGGAAGTGATCGAGAAGGCGCAGAAGCTCGCGCCCGGCAATGGCGCTGTCGAGGACCTTCGCATCCAGCTGCTCGCCGAGAAGGGCGAATGGGAGAAGATCCGGCTCGCCATGCAGGGGCAGGAATCCCGGCTCGAACCGGGCTCGGGCACGCAGATGAAATATGCCGAGGCCTTGCTGCGGCTCGGCAAGGCAGAGGAGGCGCGGCTATTGTTCAAGCGCGCCGTGCTCGCGCTTCCGGGCAATCCCTATGCGCAGCTGATGCTTGGCGAGGCCGAGCTGGAAGCGGGCAATGCGGCGCAGGCCTGGCAGACGCTCGAGCCACTCGCCATGGGCACGCTTGCCGACGACGAGGAGATCGAGGCAGGCATGCGCGCCGCGCGTGCTGCGGGAGCACCCGAGGCGAAGGCTTTGGCCGCGCGGCTCGATCCTGCAAAGCGCAAGGCAGAGGTCGCGCTGGTCGACGAGGGGCAGGCGGCGCTCATGCAGCAGGACTGGAGCAAGGTGCGCGATGTCTATGCGCAGCTTCTCACGCGCGGCGAGGACGGCGAGGTCCTGCGCCGGCTGGCGATGGCGAGTGCGGCGCTGGGCGATCACGACGCCGCGATCGGCTATGCCGACAGGGCGCTCGGCCGCGCGCGCGACAATCCCGAGTTCCTGTTCATGGCCGGCATGGTGCGGCTCGAGGCAGGACGCGACCTCGCGAGCGCGCGGCGTCTCATCGAGAGTGCCGCGAGGGCCGATCCGGGCAATGCCGAGATCGCACGTGCTCTGGAAAAGGCAAACGCCGCGACCAGCAGGGGCTGA
- a CDS encoding PEP-CTERM sorting domain-containing protein: MLRKSITALTLTLGLTMAVATPAHATWGSWFHKHKCGCGDSTGTSMCGSSTSGGTTSSSGGTTSTSGGTTTTSGGSTTTTSGGTTQTGSSGGTAVPEPGMLGMMGLGLVGLAYARRRKKRA, from the coding sequence ATGTTGCGCAAGTCAATCACCGCTCTCACGCTCACGCTGGGCCTGACCATGGCCGTCGCCACGCCGGCGCACGCCACCTGGGGCAGCTGGTTCCACAAGCACAAGTGTGGCTGTGGCGACTCCACCGGCACCTCGATGTGCGGGTCGAGCACCTCGGGCGGCACCACCAGCAGTTCGGGCGGTACCACGAGCACCTCAGGCGGTACGACCACGACTTCGGGTGGCTCGACCACTACGACTTCGGGCGGCACGACCCAGACCGGCTCCTCCGGCGGCACCGCGGTTCCCGAACCCGGCATGCTGGGCATGATGGGCCTCGGCCTCGTCGGTCTTGCCTACGCGCGTCGCCGCAAGAAGCGCGCCTGA